From Candidatus Omnitrophota bacterium, one genomic window encodes:
- a CDS encoding sigma-70 family RNA polymerase sigma factor, with translation MDAIRLYLKDIKKLPLLTPEEEISLANRIKKGDGKARAKMIQSNLRLVINIAKKYSHLGVSMLDLIEEGNLGLMKAVEKFNPKKGYRFSTYAAWWIRQYISRAIANQGKTVRMPVYIIELLMRFKKVSEHLTNSLKRKPKLNEISKRMKLPIKRVKQLNRMVSGISSLNAPVGEEGSTEFLDLIEDENMTSAADELSNFLTQERIKGLLEKMSKREQKILSLRFGLKDGVPHTLRDTAKHFGITRERVRQIESAAMRKMREFIVQQEKDAAAKR, from the coding sequence ATGGATGCAATAAGACTGTATCTAAAAGATATAAAGAAGCTGCCACTTCTCACCCCTGAGGAAGAGATATCTCTCGCCAACAGAATAAAGAAGGGCGATGGCAAGGCACGGGCCAAGATGATACAGTCTAACCTTCGCCTTGTTATAAACATTGCCAAGAAGTACTCGCATCTGGGCGTATCTATGCTTGACCTGATCGAGGAGGGGAACCTCGGTTTAATGAAGGCGGTCGAGAAGTTCAATCCGAAGAAGGGCTACAGGTTCTCTACATACGCCGCCTGGTGGATAAGACAATATATTTCGAGAGCGATAGCCAATCAGGGCAAGACCGTCAGGATGCCGGTGTATATAATCGAACTCCTGATGCGTTTCAAAAAAGTCTCCGAGCATCTTACTAATTCCCTTAAACGTAAACCGAAACTTAACGAGATATCAAAAAGGATGAAGTTGCCGATAAAGCGCGTGAAGCAGCTCAACAGAATGGTATCCGGCATATCAAGCCTTAACGCTCCCGTAGGCGAGGAGGGATCCACCGAATTCCTTGATCTCATAGAGGATGAGAACATGACCTCCGCGGCCGATGAGCTCTCTAACTTCCTGACGCAGGAGCGGATAAAGGGCTTGCTTGAAAAGATGTCGAAGAGGGAGCAGAAGATATTGTCGCTGAGGTTCGGTCTTAAGGATGGGGTCCCGCATACATTAAGGGATACCGCGAAGCATTTCGGTATCACCCGGGAAAGAGTCAGGCAGATAGAATCCGCGGCGATGAGAAAGATGCGCGAATTCATAGTCCAGCAGGAAAAGGATGCCGCGGCGAAGCGATAA
- a CDS encoding adenine phosphoribosyltransferase gives MLELKSYIRDIPDFPKKGIIFKDITTLLKDKRAFKRVVDTIADRYKDKKVDFVLSVEARGFLFGAAVAYKIGAGIVPVRKKGKLPHKTYSVTYDLEYGKDTLEVHQDAFRRGTRILIVDDLLATGGTTKAVAELVEKMGGKIVGIAFVIELLPLKGREKLKGYPVLSLVKDKYC, from the coding sequence ATGCTTGAATTAAAATCTTATATAAGAGACATTCCCGACTTTCCGAAGAAAGGCATTATATTCAAGGACATCACCACTCTTTTAAAAGACAAACGCGCCTTTAAGCGTGTCGTCGATACTATAGCGGACAGATACAAGGACAAGAAAGTAGACTTTGTCCTGAGCGTTGAGGCGCGCGGGTTCCTATTCGGAGCTGCCGTCGCCTACAAGATAGGAGCTGGCATAGTCCCTGTAAGGAAAAAAGGCAAACTGCCTCACAAGACTTACTCTGTAACATATGATCTTGAATACGGAAAAGATACCTTAGAGGTCCATCAGGACGCGTTTCGCAGAGGGACGAGGATACTTATTGTGGACGATCTCTTAGCGACCGGCGGGACGACAAAGGCCGTAGCTGAGCTTGTGGAGAAGATGGGCGGCAAGATCGTAGGTATAGCATTCGTTATCGAACTCCTTCCTCTGAAAGGGCGCGAGAAACTGAAAGGCTATCCTGTGTTGTCGCTTGTAAAAGATAAGTATTGTTGA
- a CDS encoding glycosyltransferase family 2 protein — MANKIPVSVVIITKNEEANIRETLESVVWADEIIIVDDESTDKTVEIAKRYTDRIFSRKMEVEGIHRNWAYAQARNLWVLSLDADEKVTPELALEIAKAVPSEEFVAYDIPLRNYIGSYWVRYGGWYPANKVRLFRKDKFKYEEVQVHPVAFIDGKCGHLRSDIIHKGYPDIEHFLNSVNRQSTLEAAKWMNTGRKMTLGHITRRALDRFFRRYVRKKGHKDGMYGFVVAFFDTLYQVLSYVKYRELLEKQGKDRA, encoded by the coding sequence ATGGCGAACAAAATCCCGGTGTCAGTAGTTATCATAACCAAGAACGAGGAAGCGAACATCCGGGAGACCCTGGAGTCGGTCGTCTGGGCGGACGAGATCATTATAGTCGATGACGAAAGCACCGACAAGACGGTCGAGATCGCGAAGAGATATACCGACAGGATATTTTCCCGCAAGATGGAGGTGGAAGGCATTCACAGGAACTGGGCGTATGCGCAGGCGCGCAATCTCTGGGTCCTGAGCCTTGACGCGGACGAAAAAGTTACCCCTGAGCTGGCTCTTGAGATCGCTAAGGCGGTCCCGTCGGAGGAATTTGTCGCGTATGATATACCTCTGCGTAATTATATCGGCAGCTATTGGGTCAGGTACGGCGGATGGTATCCGGCCAATAAGGTGAGGCTCTTCCGGAAAGATAAATTTAAATACGAGGAAGTGCAGGTGCATCCCGTGGCTTTCATAGACGGGAAATGCGGACATCTGCGATCGGACATAATCCATAAAGGTTACCCCGACATCGAGCATTTCTTGAACAGCGTCAACCGCCAGTCGACGCTTGAAGCCGCCAAATGGATGAATACGGGCCGAAAGATGACGCTTGGGCATATCACGCGGAGGGCGCTCGACAGGTTCTTCAGACGATATGTCAGGAAGAAAGGCCATAAGGACGGGATGTACGGGTTCGTTGTCGCTTTTTTCGATACCCTGTATCAGGTATTGAGCTATGTGAAATACCGGGAACTGCTGGAAAAACAGGGGAAGGATCGTGCCTGA
- a CDS encoding class I SAM-dependent methyltransferase, whose amino-acid sequence MPDNTNDRHMSICPVCGIADWASVYRIGRWDIGECKACGFARIDPMPDRELRAEFYSEEKVVSRNTKEQTASQRFSRSMKRFFSRIGGRSKSGIFYDKLSHYLSAGSKILDLGCGDGSFLRSAKRCFLCTGVEISGYLAGLAKDKGGIKVINGNFLEMEIGEKFDGITMISLLEHLDDPAKALKICFGLLNRNGVLLIKTINYGCLNRMIKRESWSGFRPPDHMVYFTPRNLKQLLEKAGFAGIKVSAWPFNDNMYCDAHKIG is encoded by the coding sequence GTGCCTGATAATACAAATGATCGGCATATGTCAATCTGCCCGGTTTGCGGTATCGCGGACTGGGCATCTGTTTATAGGATAGGGCGATGGGACATAGGAGAATGTAAGGCTTGCGGTTTCGCTAGGATCGATCCTATGCCCGACAGGGAACTCCGAGCGGAGTTCTATTCCGAAGAAAAGGTGGTCAGCAGGAACACTAAAGAGCAGACCGCGTCCCAGAGATTTTCCAGGTCCATGAAACGGTTCTTTTCCCGTATAGGGGGCCGCAGTAAGAGCGGTATATTTTATGACAAGCTCTCCCATTATCTGAGCGCAGGCTCGAAGATACTGGACCTCGGGTGCGGTGACGGCAGTTTCCTTAGGTCGGCAAAGAGATGCTTCTTATGTACCGGTGTCGAGATCTCGGGATACCTGGCCGGCCTTGCGAAAGATAAAGGCGGCATTAAAGTAATAAACGGCAATTTTCTGGAAATGGAAATAGGCGAAAAATTCGACGGTATAACGATGATATCCCTTTTAGAGCACCTGGACGATCCCGCGAAGGCGCTAAAAATCTGTTTCGGCCTTTTGAACAGGAACGGCGTTCTGCTCATCAAGACTATAAACTACGGATGCCTGAACAGGATGATTAAAAGAGAGAGCTGGTCCGGATTCCGTCCGCCGGACCATATGGTCTATTTCACCCCACGCAACTTGAAACAACTGCTTGAGAAGGCGGGTTTTGCCGGAATAAAGGTATCCGCATGGCCTTTTAATGACAACATGTACTGCGATGCTCATAAGATCGGTTAA
- a CDS encoding glycosyltransferase family 39 protein has translation MIDLFPVVKLTLGILITFFVGYNIIKALSWSNLKIMGSLEIVFLSFPIGISVITLQMFILAIFGKGWSLFNMALPWVFLLLVNLAVFFMRKRRPAEPQAARSALDFVEKALICGIILQVIWVTLKAFALPIEAPDAIAIYALKAKAFYLKGGMDHDILKNVTFKDSHQDYPLLLPLAECWIYRALGNLNDFLAKALFPIFFLSATGIFYSMLKRFIKRRGSLLFTFMLASVPQFTVFGTNAYADLPLTCYYTASLLYLFLWMKEKETPYLLLSALMSFSAAWTKNEGSMLLVINILILAIFLARDKMRFVKKAISLSVYLAVVIVLLLPWISFKNSMALESDIVNKATITPSNVGANLGRVWPILYEYQKHLFGPKRWNIAWISVLVVFILKIRNVFRDEIGYIAFAAILCIAGYTFIYIVTPHDLGWHLSTSASRLMLHVLPVSMFWLALSTKKDLNLF, from the coding sequence ATGATTGACCTTTTCCCGGTTGTGAAATTAACGCTTGGCATCCTGATAACTTTCTTCGTGGGATACAACATCATAAAGGCCTTATCCTGGAGTAATCTCAAAATAATGGGATCATTAGAGATTGTATTTCTATCTTTTCCTATCGGCATATCCGTTATTACACTGCAGATGTTTATCCTGGCCATTTTCGGAAAAGGATGGTCTCTCTTTAATATGGCGTTGCCGTGGGTCTTCCTGTTATTGGTAAATCTGGCCGTGTTTTTCATGAGAAAGAGGAGACCTGCTGAGCCGCAGGCAGCCAGGTCCGCGCTCGATTTCGTGGAAAAGGCGTTAATATGCGGTATTATCTTACAGGTCATCTGGGTTACATTGAAAGCATTCGCTCTTCCGATCGAAGCGCCGGATGCTATTGCCATATATGCGTTGAAAGCAAAAGCGTTTTACCTTAAAGGCGGCATGGACCATGACATATTGAAGAATGTTACATTTAAGGATTCTCACCAGGACTATCCGCTTTTGTTGCCATTGGCAGAATGCTGGATATACAGGGCCCTGGGAAACCTGAACGACTTCCTGGCAAAAGCGCTCTTTCCGATTTTTTTCTTGAGCGCGACCGGGATATTCTACAGCATGCTAAAAAGATTCATAAAACGCCGCGGAAGCCTCCTGTTTACTTTTATGCTTGCCTCGGTTCCTCAATTTACTGTTTTTGGCACTAACGCATATGCCGATCTTCCGCTGACCTGTTATTATACGGCAAGCCTCCTGTATCTATTTTTATGGATGAAAGAAAAAGAGACGCCGTATCTTCTCCTTTCAGCCCTGATGTCTTTTTCGGCTGCATGGACCAAGAATGAAGGATCGATGCTGCTGGTGATAAACATATTGATCCTGGCAATCTTTTTAGCAAGAGATAAGATGAGGTTCGTAAAAAAGGCAATATCTTTATCCGTGTATCTGGCTGTTGTCATCGTATTGCTTCTTCCATGGATATCTTTTAAGAACTCTATGGCGTTGGAAAGCGATATAGTAAATAAAGCCACTATCACCCCATCCAATGTTGGCGCTAACCTTGGCAGGGTGTGGCCGATCCTGTATGAATATCAGAAGCATCTATTTGGGCCAAAGAGATGGAATATTGCATGGATCTCAGTCCTTGTAGTTTTTATTTTAAAAATTAGAAATGTCTTTAGAGATGAAATCGGATATATCGCTTTCGCAGCAATATTGTGTATCGCCGGCTACACGTTTATTTACATCGTGACTCCTCATGATCTGGGATGGCACCTATCTACAAGCGCAAGCCGCCTGATGCTTCACGTCTTACCTGTAAGTATGTTCTGGCTTGCCTTATCTACAAAGAAAGACCTGAACCTTTTTTAA
- a CDS encoding histidinol phosphate phosphatase domain-containing protein: protein MIDLHTHTLFSDGELLPSELVRRAEAKGYKAIALTDHADLSNIDFIVPRIVKVCKSLNSFWKIRAIPGVEITHVPLQEIKRLVKLGRKLGARIVVVHGETVSEPVIPGTNKYAINAGCDILAHPGYITRGDAELARSKGVYLELTARKSHSHTNKHVYKMAKSAGSKLVLNTDAHNDGNLISDSQGRGILRGIGLSPADIEEVFKNSEYIVRNIG, encoded by the coding sequence ATGATAGACCTGCACACGCACACACTTTTTTCTGATGGCGAACTTTTGCCGAGCGAACTCGTTAGACGAGCTGAAGCGAAAGGGTACAAGGCCATAGCTTTGACAGATCACGCCGATCTGTCAAATATCGATTTTATCGTTCCCCGGATAGTAAAAGTCTGCAAGTCGTTAAATTCTTTTTGGAAGATCCGCGCGATCCCCGGAGTCGAGATCACGCATGTTCCTCTCCAGGAGATAAAAAGACTGGTCAAACTTGGCCGCAAACTCGGGGCCAGGATAGTCGTTGTCCATGGTGAGACCGTATCTGAGCCTGTCATCCCCGGGACCAATAAGTACGCCATTAATGCAGGCTGTGATATTTTAGCTCACCCGGGCTATATTACTAGAGGTGACGCGGAGCTTGCGCGATCTAAGGGGGTATATCTGGAGCTTACCGCAAGGAAGAGCCATTCTCATACGAATAAGCATGTCTATAAGATGGCGAAGTCTGCAGGCTCAAAGCTGGTTTTAAATACAGATGCGCACAATGATGGAAACCTGATATCGGACAGCCAGGGTAGGGGGATCCTTCGCGGCATAGGGCTAAGCCCCGCAGATATAGAAGAAGTGTTCAAGAATTCAGAGTATATCGTAAGGAATATAGGTTAA
- a CDS encoding alginate export family protein, translating into MKFLRVLCVLAVALCLTASVYAETQSVKVSGDLTMRSLFRNQYDYQSSPPEPDQPRTGLDSSWQSWLMSVAEIEIDADLTDNVQTVIRLVNQRDWNVWAKSDSATTGGFPNGRAAYTENDDEFDVMVDLAYVTLKDFIYSPLTVTIGRQDLWFGKGFIVGANLQNPGNGWNGSTGGNLTAPEYTAVWSFDAVKAVLDYDPWTITGVYSKIYEDAVQARDDVDLYGLNVGYKFDSYMAEAEAYWFWKADRGLDAYRNISRNTNDVHTFGLRGSFDPVDVVTVNLEGAYQGGEYVANRLQTTSRVRSAWALDVGTELRYFAEKYSWKPKFGAEFIYYSGNKPEDNTASDPGGQGTYTGWDPVYRGKFDSAIREFVGRFYYTGRYPANNDNFYSADDASYRNQFQMIFLGSLQPMDSLTLKANYNLFWNQCAYTIANDDKSLGFIGQEIDLTANWDYTEDVSFGLLCGWFVPGDVYYENMNKVTTDIVGTVKVSF; encoded by the coding sequence ATGAAGTTTTTAAGAGTACTTTGTGTTTTGGCAGTAGCACTTTGCCTTACGGCAAGCGTTTACGCTGAGACCCAGAGCGTTAAGGTGAGCGGAGACCTCACGATGAGGAGCCTGTTCAGGAATCAATATGATTATCAGAGCAGCCCTCCTGAGCCGGATCAGCCAAGGACCGGTTTAGATAGTTCATGGCAGTCATGGTTGATGTCAGTGGCTGAGATAGAGATCGATGCGGACCTCACCGATAACGTCCAGACGGTTATCAGGTTAGTGAACCAGAGGGATTGGAATGTATGGGCGAAGTCAGACAGTGCGACTACCGGGGGCTTCCCCAATGGCCGCGCAGCCTATACGGAAAACGATGATGAATTTGATGTCATGGTTGATCTTGCTTACGTGACATTGAAAGACTTCATCTATTCACCGTTGACAGTTACTATCGGCCGTCAGGACCTGTGGTTCGGTAAGGGGTTCATAGTTGGCGCGAACCTCCAGAACCCAGGGAATGGCTGGAATGGCTCAACAGGCGGCAATTTAACAGCGCCGGAATACACTGCAGTATGGTCGTTTGATGCCGTGAAGGCAGTGTTAGACTATGACCCATGGACGATCACAGGCGTGTACTCCAAGATTTATGAGGATGCTGTACAGGCCCGTGATGATGTCGACCTCTATGGCTTGAACGTGGGCTATAAGTTTGACTCATACATGGCAGAGGCAGAAGCGTATTGGTTCTGGAAAGCAGACCGCGGCCTTGACGCCTACAGGAACATATCTAGGAATACCAATGACGTTCATACATTTGGATTGAGGGGCAGTTTTGATCCGGTGGATGTCGTTACGGTTAACCTAGAAGGCGCGTATCAGGGCGGCGAGTATGTCGCTAACAGGCTGCAGACTACTTCCAGGGTGCGTTCAGCATGGGCCCTTGACGTAGGTACAGAGTTAAGGTATTTTGCCGAGAAGTACTCCTGGAAGCCGAAATTTGGAGCAGAGTTTATCTATTATTCCGGAAATAAGCCGGAGGATAACACTGCCAGCGATCCGGGCGGGCAAGGGACGTATACCGGCTGGGATCCAGTATATAGAGGCAAATTCGATTCAGCGATTCGTGAGTTTGTAGGCAGGTTCTATTACACGGGAAGATATCCTGCTAACAACGATAATTTCTATTCAGCTGATGACGCTTCTTACAGGAATCAGTTCCAGATGATATTCCTTGGAAGCCTCCAGCCTATGGATAGCCTTACGCTGAAAGCGAATTACAATCTGTTCTGGAACCAGTGTGCCTATACCATCGCAAATGATGACAAGTCATTAGGTTTCATTGGCCAGGAAATAGATCTTACGGCAAATTGGGATTACACAGAAGATGTCAGCTTTGGGCTTCTGTGTGGCTGGTTTGTGCCGGGAGATGTGTATTATGAGAATATGAATAAGGTTACTACGGATATCGTAGGAACGGTAAAGGTAAGCTTCTGA
- a CDS encoding DUF3047 domain-containing protein yields the protein MPFLAPKAPPPAPAVYKFEAVKEFQFSDDNALKEWEEKVFRSKVIYQIENDGALSYVRATTDKAASALYYKIKMDARKKHPLISWKWEVKKFPAKKLPESLETKDEDDFAARVYVLFIAPFFTNSKVLEYIWAEKLPVGTSGASPYSSNIQLIVLRSGLDNEEGFKFEERDIMADYLNAFGRPPEHDIGAVAFMTNAEHTESGADAMYDDIKLGYKEDATKEEKGGGL from the coding sequence ATGCCATTTCTGGCCCCTAAGGCGCCCCCCCCGGCGCCGGCAGTATATAAGTTCGAGGCTGTTAAAGAATTCCAATTCTCGGATGATAATGCGCTCAAGGAGTGGGAAGAAAAAGTATTCAGGAGTAAGGTCATATACCAGATAGAGAACGACGGCGCGCTCTCTTATGTCAGAGCGACTACCGATAAAGCCGCATCCGCCCTGTATTATAAGATAAAGATGGACGCCAGGAAAAAACACCCCCTTATAAGCTGGAAGTGGGAAGTAAAAAAGTTCCCCGCCAAAAAACTGCCGGAAAGCCTCGAGACGAAAGATGAGGACGACTTCGCCGCGAGGGTATATGTACTATTTATAGCGCCCTTTTTTACCAACTCAAAAGTGCTTGAATATATATGGGCAGAAAAATTGCCCGTGGGAACCAGCGGAGCCAGTCCATATTCATCAAATATCCAATTGATAGTGTTAAGAAGCGGCTTGGACAATGAGGAGGGGTTTAAGTTTGAAGAAAGGGATATAATGGCCGATTATTTAAATGCGTTCGGAAGGCCGCCGGAACACGATATTGGCGCGGTGGCTTTCATGACTAACGCGGAACATACCGAATCGGGCGCGGATGCGATGTACGATGATATAAAACTCGGATACAAGGAAGATGCGACCAAAGAAGAGAAGGGGGGAGGCCTTTGA
- a CDS encoding HAMP domain-containing protein, protein MRTKFIRTKYLTKSRMQFRYLLLLIVSMIVPVVFVAGCMYYLIFTIMAEQLGIPEYVAYNLFPVIKKINMILLIGVPPLFIALILWGIVISHRLTGPIERLVSELKKIAEHGHYSSRLRLRKNDDMKPIADAINKVLDKVEEKHK, encoded by the coding sequence TTGAGAACAAAATTCATAAGGACAAAATATTTGACCAAAAGCCGTATGCAGTTCAGGTATCTTTTACTTCTAATAGTATCTATGATAGTACCGGTGGTATTTGTCGCGGGTTGTATGTATTACCTGATCTTTACTATAATGGCTGAACAGCTTGGGATACCTGAATATGTAGCGTACAACCTGTTCCCGGTCATCAAGAAGATAAACATGATACTTTTAATCGGGGTGCCGCCTCTTTTTATTGCGCTCATTTTGTGGGGGATAGTGATTTCCCACAGGCTTACGGGGCCGATCGAACGGCTGGTATCAGAGCTTAAGAAGATCGCCGAACACGGCCATTATTCATCAAGATTAAGGTTGCGTAAGAATGATGACATGAAACCGATCGCCGATGCCATAAATAAGGTGCTGGATAAGGTTGAGGAGAAACATAAATGA
- the lpxA gene encoding acyl-ACP--UDP-N-acetylglucosamine O-acyltransferase gives MSISELAIVSKAARIAEGVEIGPYAVIEDGAELGPRVKVWPHAHVCTGASIGEDTQIHMGAVVGHIPQDLAFKNEKTYLKVGKRNIIREYATIHRGTGEGTSTVVGDDCYIMAVAHIGHNCHIGNRVILANCALLAGHVTVEDYSFISGNVVVHQFCRIGELSIIGGFTGVNKDVPPYMLVRGPSVVRSVNLIGLRRAKFSRELINNIKEAYRFLYMENLNTAQAIEEIKKLKPYAKELDHLVQFILGSKRGICKYKYSDTDYFE, from the coding sequence ATGAGTATAAGTGAACTTGCAATAGTCAGCAAAGCGGCCAGGATAGCCGAGGGTGTTGAAATAGGGCCGTATGCCGTTATAGAAGACGGCGCGGAGCTCGGACCGCGGGTGAAGGTGTGGCCTCATGCCCATGTCTGCACGGGCGCATCGATCGGCGAGGATACTCAGATACATATGGGTGCAGTCGTCGGGCATATACCGCAGGACCTCGCGTTCAAAAATGAGAAGACATATTTAAAAGTCGGTAAACGCAACATAATAAGAGAATATGCGACGATACACAGGGGGACCGGCGAGGGCACCTCTACCGTTGTAGGCGACGATTGTTATATAATGGCAGTTGCTCATATCGGCCACAATTGCCACATAGGGAACAGGGTCATACTTGCGAATTGCGCCCTTCTGGCGGGACATGTGACAGTAGAGGATTATTCTTTCATATCGGGTAACGTTGTTGTCCACCAGTTCTGCCGCATAGGCGAACTATCGATAATCGGAGGTTTTACAGGGGTCAATAAGGATGTCCCTCCATATATGCTGGTTCGCGGCCCTTCGGTAGTTAGATCGGTCAATCTGATAGGCCTTAGAAGAGCAAAGTTTTCGAGAGAGCTTATTAATAATATCAAAGAGGCGTACAGGTTCTTATATATGGAGAATCTGAATACAGCCCAGGCTATCGAGGAGATAAAGAAGCTGAAGCCATACGCCAAGGAATTGGATCATCTGGTGCAATTTATACTGGGGTCAAAAAGAGGGATCTGCAAATATAAATACAGCGACACGGACTATTTTGAATAA
- a CDS encoding endonuclease III domain-containing protein — MTIHPYLRGSILQKISNSIFIDIYKRLYKVYGRQHWWPGDTRFEMMVGAILTQNTSWSNVEKAIRNLKKENALSSAEKLLRTNGRTLARLIRPSGYYNVKSKRLRDFAGFLVARYGGDLNMMSRRETGELREELLDVKGVGPETCDSMLLYALNRPVFVVDAYTRRIFSRHKLIDGNAGYHDIQRLFMVNLPADHRLYNEYHALIVRLGKELCRKNPSCERCPLNRLI; from the coding sequence ATGACCATCCATCCATATCTAAGAGGATCGATTTTGCAAAAAATTTCAAATAGTATTTTTATCGACATATATAAACGCCTGTATAAAGTTTACGGACGGCAACACTGGTGGCCGGGAGATACCCGCTTTGAGATGATGGTGGGGGCTATATTAACGCAGAATACATCCTGGTCAAATGTGGAAAAGGCAATAAGGAACCTGAAAAAGGAAAATGCTCTGTCTTCAGCTGAAAAACTTCTGCGTACGAACGGCCGGACCCTGGCGCGTCTCATTCGCCCGTCGGGGTATTATAATGTAAAATCAAAAAGGCTTAGAGATTTCGCCGGGTTTTTGGTAGCCAGATATGGCGGAGACCTGAACATGATGTCGCGGAGGGAGACCGGCGAATTAAGGGAAGAATTGCTGGATGTCAAAGGGGTAGGTCCGGAAACATGCGATTCTATGCTTCTTTATGCGCTTAACAGGCCGGTCTTTGTGGTTGATGCATATACCAGGAGGATATTTTCACGTCATAAGCTGATTGACGGGAATGCCGGCTATCATGATATCCAGAGATTGTTCATGGTCAACCTTCCCGCCGACCACAGGCTTTATAATGAATATCACGCTCTTATAGTCAGGTTGGGGAAAGAATTATGCAGAAAAAATCCTTCATGCGAAAGATGTCCCCTGAATAGACTCATTTAA
- a CDS encoding ferredoxin — MAKISIDDSLCTGCGLCASNCPDVFEVGDDNLAHVVADACSSCDIKEVADQCPVNAIAVK; from the coding sequence ATGGCAAAAATATCTATCGATGATTCGCTGTGTACCGGGTGCGGGCTTTGCGCCTCGAACTGCCCGGATGTTTTTGAGGTTGGCGACGATAACCTGGCGCACGTTGTGGCTGATGCGTGCTCAAGCTGTGATATCAAAGAAGTGGCCGACCAGTGTCCTGTGAACGCTATCGCCGTAAAGTGA